In Clostridium ljungdahlii DSM 13528, the genomic window GAGCTTATGAAAAATTGCGATTTAGAAATAGGGGATTATGTAGTTCACAAAGTATTTGGAAGTGGAAAAATAATAGATAAGAGAGATAATTGCTTAAAAGTATTATTTTCAGGTAATAGAGAGATAGGATTTGATTTATCGGTTCTTTATAATGGACAGCTGATGAAGGATGCTGCCAGAAAATGTTTGTAATAAGAGGTAAATGTATCCTAATTCATAAGTGAGTTTCCATTAATTTTTAAAATTAATAAAATTTAATTACTCCATACATCTAAATATTAAAATTTGTGTATAAGGGATGGAGTAAAAATGGGTGTTAAAAAACTGATAAACGTGGTTAAAAAGCAGGATAGAAGCATTAGAGAAATTTATGAAAAATATTTAAAACATTGTATTTCTATAGGCCAGGCACATGGAACTATAGAGTCAAAAAAGCAATTCTTTAGGTATTCACTTCCTAAAATAGTAAATGTAGATGATAGTATAACTACTTTTACAAAACATAAATTAGAAGAACATATAATATCTATGAGAAAAGCGGGTTATGCAGGTAATTATTATCAAACCTTTGTTATTAAATCAAAAGCATTTTTAACGTATTGCTTTAATCATCATTATCTTAAAAAATTTGAAGTTAAAATTCCAACAATAACTCAAAAGAAAAAGGATATTTATACAGAAGAAGAATTAATTAAATTACTGAAGAAACCAAATCTGAAAACCTGCCTTGTGGGAGAGTATAAATCATGGGTAACTATAAATTTTTTATTAGCTACTGGAGCAAGAAGTGAAACTTTATTAAATGTGTTAGTTAAGGATGTGAATTTTCAAGAAAAAAGTATCTTATTTAGACACATGAAAGCACATAAGCAAATAACAGTACCCCTAAGTCCTACACTAGAATATGTATTAAGAGAATATGTAGAATTATTGGATTTAGAACCAGACAATTTATTATTTCCTAAATTAGATAAAAAGAAAATGAAGTATGACACACTTCACGAAACTATTAATGGCTTCTGTAAGCGTAGGAATGTAGCTATGAAAGGCATAAACACATTCCGTAATACTTTTGCTACATTGTTTATTAAAAATGGAAATAATAATATATATTTACTTCAAAAATTATTAGGACATGCTGATATTAGAATGACTGAGAGATATATTAACTTATTACCCCTTGAGATGAAAGAAGATATTAATAAATATAATCCTTTAGATGTGTTGAGTCATAAAAGGTTGACATTGAATAAAGGAGGTAATAGGTAATGCAAGGTTATACAATTATATCTAATAATATTATTACCTCTAACATTTCAAATAATGCATATAGAGTGTATTCTGCTCTTTTATCCATGGCTTATGGGGAAAAGGACTACTGTTACCCATCAGAGTGTTATTTGGCTAATATGCTCCATAAAAGCATACGCACAATACAGAGAGGACTTTATGAATTAAAAGAACAAGGTTTGATTGTTATAAAAAGACGTGGTTCTATTTCAAATCTATATAAAATAATAGGAAAGAAGATAACTAAGAAAGTAGAAGAGGTAGCTAAAAAAGTTAAAAATACTAAAAAGAGCTTTTATAGCAGCAAGAAAAAATCTGCATTTAATAGCTTTCCACAACGTAAATATGATTTTAAAGAATTAGAACAACAACTATTGTCTGGAAATTATGATTCAGAAAAATTAATAGAATAAAAGTAAAAGTCCCTTAAATATCTTGGCAGGATATTAAAAAGGACTTATACTAAAAAGACGAAAATCAAATATTTATCATGTTACTTATATTATATACCCAAAAATTAAAAATATCAAAATTTTGGTTTATTAAAATTGCCCTTTTTTATATGGTTATTTTTGTAAAGTAATTTTCAGAGAGATTATTTTCCAAAAATAACCTATTTTTTCTTATACAATTCTAATTTATATATAATTATTTATACTACTCAGTTCAATATGCCAAATATCAAATTTCTAATATGTAATTAATAACAAATCTTAAATGACATGAATTATCTAAAAATAAATACAATAAAAGAATTAAAAACTAATAATATATTGAACCAATTAGAACTATAAAAAATAAATATTTACCAGTACATAGCAAAATGAAAAGTATCATCTTGGTTTCCGAGAAACATACAATTTACAACATCTTTGTCATAACCTATTATTTGTATAGGTAATGGTTCATAAGCTTTTTTATACATATAAAATATATCTTTTGTTTTAGAACTATTTGCTTTATGATTTAAAAATGGGAAAAGTCTTAATCTTTCATTATTTATATCAGGAAATTGTCCAGCACCTGTGCCTAATTGCATAATTTCACTAAACCTTTCTACTGCATTGAACCAACCTAAAACAAAAGCTCTGTGTCCTTTTTTTCCATTTTTTATTTCATCACATAACCAATCATAATTTTTTTGAAAAGCATCTTGCCATATTAATTTATTGGAAAAAGACTGTCCTTTAGTTTTTGCTTTAAAATTTCTTAAATATTTAACTTCAATTATAAAATCTCTTGATTTTACAACAATATCACAAGCTTTACCTTGAAAGTTAAAATGAGCCATATGTTTAAACGGGTATCCTAATCTTATAGCTATATCAGACTCATTAAATTCTTTATCAGCTAAAATTTTTAAATCAGCTTTGTTAATAGTATTGTCTTTCCCTTTAAATCTATAATTGAATTCATCAATTATAAATAGGCAATTAGATACTAGATATTTATCTATCATAAAATCCACCTCTATATTTATTATGTACTGAAATTACTTAAATATAAGTACAAATAGTCGATTAATAAAATTGATATTTTAATATAAATAATAAATAAAATTATTTAGTATTAATTAGTATTAAATAGAGGAATTTACCTTAATTTGTAGAATGCTTACAAAAGAAGGGAGAGTGATAGGTAATGAAACTTAGTAGTTTAGATGATATAAACGAATATTATAAAAGTCAAAATATACAGTCTTATTGGCTAGAAGAATCATTAAGATTTGATATTGTAAAAGAAATAACTTTAATATTTAATGATTTGCATAATTTATATCCAGATGTTGTAATCAAAGAAATTGGAGATTGTTATTCTTATGATAAAATTAGTAATAAAGTTTGTATAAACAATCTTAAAAACACTCTTGCCAGTGATAAATTATCAGATGTGTATGGTAATGATGAAAATGCTAAAATAGAAACTAAAAAATTTCTATTAAATGAACTCAATAAATATAATAATATTAAAATAACGAAAGAGTTTGATCAAAATGGAAATAGGTATTACGATTTAGGATATTGTGCTATATATTATGCAAAAGAACAAAAGATAATTTTTAATCAAGCATCGTTAGGCGATTGGAAAGAGAATACTATACACGAATTTGGACATGCTATAGCATATCAATATGATTTAAACAAAAATGAGAATATGCAAGATATATATATAAATCTTAAAAATTATGAAGTGACTTCAAATGTATCTATATATGCTAATAAAAATATATATGAATTTATAGCAGAAGTATTTACTCAATATTACTATTATAATAAAGATAATGATATAATAAGAAAAGTTATGAATATACTTAAAGAGAGAGTTAGAACTTCTAAAGCCATGGGATATTATTTAGTAGAACTTTATCGAAAAATAAAAAGGCAACAGGATTGATTTAATCCTTTGCCTTTTCTTCATTATCAACTATATTTATTATATCAGTAAATTTGATATTCTTATCTAATTGTTTGAAAGCTTTATAAATAGCTTCTAATTGATCTAACTCTATTCTTTTAACTTTCTCATAATAGAAATTGCTTATACTAGCAGGTCTTATGCCTGTTTCCTGTGCTAACCATGCTTGATTCTTTTTATATTTTCCTAACAGATCACTTATGTATATTTTAATCATAGTATACTTACCTCCCATAAAGTACTAATAATAACTATTTTATAAGTTATATAATACTATATATTATACCATATATAAGTAATAAATCAATAGATTTCGTAAATAAGTTACGCTTAAAGTAATAAAATTCTTGACTTATTACGGTAGGAGTAATATAATTAAATTAAAGGTAAGAAAATTATATAAATAAAAAAGTACCTAACCTGAAGGTGAGATACTAAGTCGCAATTAGATTATATCACATTTGGGTATAGGAAATCAATTGAAGGAGGTACACAAAAACCAAATGAGTATATATGTTTTATTAGAATATATGCAACAATGTAAAATAAAGCATAAACAAGCTACAGTAAATGGATTATATAGTTTCAAAGAATTATGGAGATAAAAAAATACAATATTATATTAGGAGAGGAGAAAATAATATGAGTAACATTCTTGAAGTTAAAAGAGAGCAGCTGAAGGACAAGTTAGGTGAAATTGTACCTTGGAACTATAAGCCATTACCAGGTGAACATGTATTTACAGCTTTTATAATGGGAAATATACCTATAAGAGTATGTAGTAATACGCTAACCTATGAAGAATTTTGTAAAATCTGTTAATTAAATTATAAGGGGAGGAATTATTTAAATGAATGTAGTGATGAATAAAGTTAGAGAGTATGCTGAAAATGAAAAAAATGAATTTAAGGATATAAAGGTATATGAGGCAACACAGAAAGTACAAGCAGAGATTAATAGAAAAGAATTAAAAAAACAACTGAAAAAATTTGAAGGTAAAGATGTAATGATTGATCTAATTGGAGAGGTTTCAATTCCATTATTTATGGATGGATTAGAGATAGGAGAATTTAAGGATATAAAAGGTAACTATAGAATGGAATTATCATCTATAGATGAAAAACCTTATACTTTTATAGATGTAGAGGACGTTTACTGTATATATGAAAACCCGTTACTTGGTGGAGTAAGCATATTTTTTAGAAGTGGAACTGAAATGGATATAACTGTAAATAAATAAACCTAACAATATGACAAAATAATAGTTATTAAGCTAAAGTAGTAGCATTTTATGAAAATAAGATAGAAATTAGAAAAAATGTGTTGACATGGATATGATTAGGTAATATAATAATAACCGTTAAGTAAATAAAGAAATTATTGCCATGTGGCGTTTTTATAGTCGTAAGTGCTATTACATAGAGAAAAATAGAATAGTTTCGTGATTAGAATTAATTTGATGTTAATTCTATTAGTTAAACTATTTATATTATCTCTATATAATAGCACTTTTTTTACTTAAAATTGAATAGAGAGAGGAAAAGATAGGAAAATAGAATAATTTAATTATTGAAAGCAAAAATTTAGTTGACAAAAGTAACTCAACGATGTAATATATAATTACAGGTTGACAAAAGTAACCTATAATTATAAGAGAAATGATGTGAGTATATTATGATAGGACTTTACTTCATTAGAAAATTATATAATATGTCTATGGATGAATTAGCACATAATCTAAATATAACAAAGCAAACAGTATCTAAATGGGAAAAACGAAAGATCCCTATATCAGATAAAAGATTAAATCAACTTTCAAAAATATTTAATATTCCACAAAAATATTTTCAAAAGGAACTGGATGAAATAGATAGAATGGAAATTCAAAATATAAAATTGAATAGTGAACTTAAAAATTATGAATATCAATATGAGGACACAATTACAGATCCAGACACAGGAGAAGAAATAACTGTAACACAAACTAGTATAGATGAAGGTGCATTATTTGATTTTAGCTTAAATAGTTACAATTTGAATCAAAAAAAACTTTTAATAGCCATAAAAGATTCAATGGATAGGCAATTTGAAGAAAATAATGATGAATATAGGGATTATGGATTAGGTAACGCTAATGAAATATTGGAATTATATGAAAGGTTTTTAAAATTAGTGAATAATGCAGATATAGATAATAACACTATAAAAAGAGTATTAATGGGTGTACAACTTGCTTATGGAAAAATTTTTGATTCCGAGAAATTTGTTAGAAAAATTGCTAAAGATATAAAAGAATATAATAAGGAAAGTAAAACATGGAGTGATGAAGAAGGTGGTGAAAGGTTATGAAGATAAAAACGAAAAGGCATGGAAAAATACCATACCCTCAATAAAAATATGTAATTATTAATGTAGATGTTAAGTTGGCAGACCTAACTTCTACTATATAAAAGTTTTAAATCTATTTATATTATACACAATTGATTAAATTTAAACCACAAAATTTTAAAAAATATTAAGGAAATTTAAGGAGGAAGAGAAGGAGAAAGAGTATGAAAAATACATTAATACTTAAAATTAGAGATTCTGAAAGAAAAGAATGGAATGAGGAACACAACCTCGAAGAATGGGAAGAAATGGATTTCGATAATGCAGTAACTAAAATAGTATATGACTTAGTGGATTGTGATAATGAATATTGGGATTCTTATACTGCATGGTATGATGCAATAAATACAGTTAATTATTCTTTGAATAAAAAAATAACAAATGATACATTAGAAAAAATTAAAGATACTTTATACCAAAAAGAAAGTATCTTATTAGATGCTATATATATCAATGATTAATATAAAAAATAGGAGATTTTTATTATGGAAAGTTTAAAAAATTTTGATACAGAGAAAGAAGAAATAAAAATATATAGACAGTATAGTGGATTAAATGATGAACCTTATTATTTTACTTTTGATAAAAATAAAATAAATCATGTTAACTTATTTCCTTATGAAATGCCACTTACAAAAGAAAATATAGTTTTAACTATTCTTGATACCCAAGTAATTTCAGATGATGAAGGAAATATTTTTGGAGATATTATTTTCGAAAATAAAACTCAAGGTATGAAATTAAAAAAAACTGAGCTAATACAAATACTTGAAAAATGCTATAACTTATATAAAAAAGTAAAGGGAAAATGTGACAAATAAAAAAGAAAATGTTATTCAAGATGCAGTAGGGATTGTAAGGTAACTTCAGTTCCTTACTGCAATAAAATTAAAAATTATTAGAGAGTATAGAGGAGGATTTTATATGGGGCGAAATAAGAATTTTTATTTTCAGAATCGTTATTTCATTTCAGGTGTCAGATTTTCAACGGTTTTAGAAAAAACTGAAAATATGGGAAAAACTGCAATAAGTATAACTAAAGAATATGGAATTGATAGCAATATAAGTTGGAGATTTAAAAAGCTTGACAAAGATAAAAATGAAAAAGGGAACTTGCAAATTGATTTGAGTCAAGTAAATATTAATACAACCACAGAACCAGTATGGATGAATGTAGATGATAAAATTATCCATATAGCAAAACAAATGATAGATGAAGGTTTAAGTGATGAAGAAATATCAAGCAAAATTTATTCAAGATTAAAGGAAGGTGGAGTAAATATGGAAAATAAAAAAATAATTAAAAATATAAGTGCAGATATTGGAAATAACTATGCAAAGGGAAGTATAGATGATAAGGTTCTTAGTTTTGTAAATAAAGTAAGAAAAGAAAGACAAGTTAATAAATTAGCAGATAATGATTACATTCAATTAAGTGATGAACAAGGATATTATGTTATAGCTAATGATGATGATAAGTTTGAAGAAAGCCAATCTAAGAAGGATAAAAATTTCATACCAACTCTTTACTATTTGATTTGCAGAGCTTTATTTTTAGATGAAATAGATGCAGACGAAGTTGATGTAAATTTATCTATGCTTACACCAATTAACCAAGCTAATGAAACGCAAGAATATATTAACAAAATAAAGGAAAAAGATAGCTATATGTGTAGCTATAGAATTAACAATAATGAAAATACTGTAATTATAAATATAAAGAATGTAGAAATGTTTTTGGAAGGGGTTGCAAGTTTACCGTTAATTGAAAATCATGTTGGGATGCAAAGTATCTGTGACGTGGGCTCAAAAACGATAAATGTCATAAAAGCAAGAAAAAATCGTATTCTTACTGTAGATACAATTGATGATTTAGGTACTTTTGAATATTATGACAAGCTTATAAACAAGATTGATAACAGAACGGTAAACATATCTAATATACAGCAATTAATAGAAGATGGGATTTGCAGTCATGATAAAAGTTTATTAAAGGAATATCTAAAAAAAGTATTAAGTGAAACAAATAAGGTTGTAAAATTTGATACTTGTGTCAATGTTAATTTTACAGGTGGTGCTATGGAATTATTTAAATCACAAGGGCTTAATTTTGAAAAAGGTAATATTAAAGTAATGGAAGATCCAGTATTTACAAACGTAAGAGGTTCTAAGAAGTTTTTAGATACTAAATATAAAATAGCAGCAGGTGAATAATAATGGCTGATGATAGAAGAGTTAATATGTATTTTTCTGAAAGGAAATTTATTGATGATGCTATATATCAGTATTTTAAAGATATGTCCAATAAGCAGGACGTTATGAAGATGGTTTTATATGAGTATGTTAAAAGTAAAAATGCTGCATATCAAAATTTCGTTACGGAAACTACAAAAAAAGTACATGAAAATAGCACTAATACTACACATAAAAGTGTAAATGCAGTTACTAATAATTCACGTAAAAAACACAAAGACGTTACGAAAAAGACACAAGAATCACACAATAATGTTACTAAAGGTACACCGATTAGTGAAAATATAGTTACCGATAATACACAAAAAGAAACTAAATCTACTCAAACTGGTGATAAGTTTAATGCTGATGATTTTATAACCGAAGAAAAAGTTGAAAATAAAGATGCAAATGAAAATGAATTTGATTTAATGGCTATATGGAAATCACAAGATAGTTTTATGAATAAATAGTGGCTATAGGAGGACAAACTATCTTGTCCTTCCTGAATCTTATTATAAAAATGGGTTAAAAAATTTAAAGGGGGATAATGAATGGCAGAAGATAAAATGTATAAAATTTTAAGATTGAAACTAAAGAATTGTAAGAGAATGGTTAACAAAGAAGGAAAGCAAATAGGTGTAGAAATCAGAATTAATGAAAACAAGTTAAGAAAATCAATGACTTTGGTAAAAGAACCTGAAACAATTAGAATTATTAAAACTTTAGCACCTGATAGAAATAGTGAAGATTTGAATGGATTTACTTATGTTAAAGATCTAATTACTATGTCAGTTAATATTGATAAATATAGAGATATTATAAAATCTAATTATGGATTGGTTAATATAATATTTACACGAAAGCCAAAGCTAAATTATAAAAAATTTAATAGCAAAATTAGCAGCAAAGACTTTAATCATATAAGCAATAAATCTTTAGAAAAATACAAATATAATATAAATATAGAATATAAAAATGAATTATTTAAAAGATTAATGGCTAGTTCGGGCAATGTTAGGAATAAGAAAGTAGTATTTATAAGAGAAAAATTATTTGATAAGACGAATGAAATTCTATTGTGTGGTCTTCCAGAAGATATGGAACATCCTGCATTTAGTAAATATAATTCTTACTATGCTATGGCTTCTACGGATAGTATACCAGTTACAACTCCCAATTTTGTTGTCATAGATGATTATACAAGAAAAATAGAAGAAGTTTTTGATTATGTTAAGGAAAAAGAAAAAGTAAGTAAAAAGGATAAGGATAATTATGAAATTGAAGAAGGTACTGAAAAAAGTAAGATTGAAATAACTCCTTTTGATGGTGCAGGACTGGTTGATGTAAGTTTAGCTGAACAATGGAAGAAAGATATAGGACTTGATTACTTGCCTTCTAGTTGGCAATTTAGAGCCATCCCAGGGATTAAAGGAGATGTATATACCTTTGACTTAAAGAAGTTTGCAAAGGAATTTAAAAGCGAAATTAAAGATGTATTTGGACAAACATGGGATTTATTCAAAGATAACATTAATATGATTCTGACTAAAAGCCAATTTAAATTTTATAAGCAATATAAAGCAAATTTTGGTGAAGAAAAAGCTTTTAAAACATGGGAAGATAATTTTTACAAGGAATTACATGGATATAAAAGGACATTTAATATATCTAAATATTCAGAAAAAAATTTAAAGCATGAAGCTTTATTGAGTTATCAACCAATTCAATCATTAGAATTATCAGATAATGATATTAAAAATTTGTGCAGTAGAACAGTTAAAAAGATTAAAAAAATAAGTACGGATGTAAATGAATTTTTAAAGTATAGAGGTGTAATTAATTCTCAAGAAAATGAAATAGGGGAACTTATATGTCAGAAAAGGATACCTCCATATTATAAGGCATTAAATGAAAACAAAGATTTATTTTATGATGATTATATCCAACAAAAAATTAAGGATGATATAAAAGGTTTTAAAAAAAGAACACTTAAAGGATGTATTTTTGTACCAGGTAATTATCAAACTTTAATACCAGATGTATTTGCACTAGCACAATATGCTTTTGGATTAAAAGTTACAGGTGGATTAAAAGCTAATACAGTATATTCGGAATATTGGGTTGATGAATATATAAATTTCTTTGCTAAAAAATTAAATAGTAAAAAAGAAAATATGAAATGTGGATATGATTACAATAAGTATTTATCAATGAAAGAAAAACTTAGAAAATTAAGAGATGGAAAAATTAAAGAATTAAATATGAAGATTGATGTTATAAGGTTTCCTCATGTTAGCAATGAACATTTTCCAGTTACCGTTGTAAATCAACCTAATGATTATTATAAATATATGACTGAAGGAATAGTTACTTCTATGTATGATAGTTTAGCTTTACATATTGGGGGAGCTGACTATGATAACGACCATGTACTTAGTACAAATGACCAGACTCTTGTAAGATGTTCAGTAGAGCAAAAAACAAATACTATAGTCCCAATATCATTAAAAGATCAAGAAAATGATGACAATAAGATGCATAAAATAACTGATATGGATGAAATAATAGATACAGATATTAGGGGCATGAGCAATAATATAGGAAAAGCCGTAAATAAAATAACTAAGTTATGGAGTGTAGTTCCTAAAGATGATGATGAAAAAATTAAAGTAAGAAGATATATTAAAATTATGAGTGTCGTATGCAGTAAAATAATAGATTTTGCGAAAACTGGTAAAGCTGCAACTATCCCTTGTGAAATTGAAGAATATTTAAAAGATATTCAAAAGCCATATTTTCAAAGATATATATACAACCATGAAGTTAGTAGAGAAAAAATAATGAATGAAAATAGAGAGCTGTATGGTGAAGATAAGAAGTTTATATTTTCTGATACCAATTGTGTAATGAATAGATTATGTCACTATATGGAAAAGGAAATAGCTAATATAGATGATGAATTAAAAAAGAATAAAGAAGAACAGCTTGAAGAAAAAGCAGAAGATATTACTTGTTTCTATAGTGAGAAAAATACAGAGCAATTTAAAGATAAGAAATATGATAATAGCGTGTCATACACAAAATATATAAAACCTTTGCTAAAAGATTTAAAGAAAGAATATGATGAAATATCTAAGTATAACAGTCAGGAAAATAATAATATATTTTGTAGTAGTGATATAAAACAAGAACATGATGATAGATATAAAATATTTTATACTTATGCAAAGATGGAACTGATGAATATTTTAGAACATAAAGAATTAAAATTGATTAAAGAAAAGTTACTTGATTTTATTGTATTTGCTTTTTACAGAGATAAAGATTTTAATAAATTAGATAAGTCTTTATTATGGAATTGTTTTGGTAGTGAACTATCTTGCAGGATAAAAGGAAAATCTCTTATAGTAAAAAAATCTAAATTAACTTACGAAGATAGAAGAGAGAAAATATCAAAACTTAAGAAGATCAATAATAAAAAGAATAAAATTTATATTAGTATATTTAAGAATGAAGAAAAAGATAAACAAGTAGAAATTTTTGATAGTGAATTAGATGTTTTCAAAAATATAGGGAATAAAGATGAAAGAAACCTTCTTAAAGCATTATATATTATAAGTAAATTTAATAAGGTTTTTAAAGGAAATTTTAAATTTGAAATCGAGAAAAATAAAAAAGATGCAATTACTAAAACACATATGTGTAAGTTAGCAGATATTGATGCTAGAAAATACCCTAATATATTGAAAAAAGTTATAACAAAACATGAAGACATTGTTACTATAGAACCTAGTAAGGATTATTCAAAAATTATTTGTGAATTTAAAAAAGATAAGTTCAGTAAAAATGGAAATAGCAAAAAATATACAGACATTAATGAATGCAGAAGTAGATTTAAATAAGAACCCTAAAATAAATTGATGTGTAAAAACATATAAAGTCATTTAATAATAATGATTTTATGATACACTTGTAAATTTTACTATAGGAAAAAGATAGGTACACCCTATCTCACCGACATTATACATTTTATTAATGTATAATGTCAAGTGTTTATAAAACAATTTTTAAATTTATTGTGTTATATGATTGACATATTTTATTGGTAACTTTGTTAATTTCAAGGGGTTCAAGTCCCCCTTCCTCGAAAACAAATGAGAAATTAACTGGGCAACGGGAATTTATACGTTGTAAGTATCATGATAATTAAATGATGATACTTTAATTTTGATTACAAGAAGTGAGGGTAAGCATTTATTACTTACTCTCCTTTTTTCTTTTTAGCACAAAATAAGCTAAAATTAATTAAATAAAATGCTAGAACGGTTGATATTACTATATTAATAAATAAAATTAAGCACAAGGGAGAGAGGAAGGATGAATGATGAGATAATTGATATGATAAGACAAAAAATAATTTACTTGAAAAAAGAAAAAGGTGTTACATATCAGTTTATGGCTGATAAATCTGGAGAAGGGGTAACTAGATTTGATATCGCACATTTAGTTACTGATAATAGGAAAATAGGTAAAAGCAAATTTAAAAAATTAGCAAAATTTATATTAAATTATTAAAAGGAGAGTGAACATTTTGAAGTTAGAAGAAAAAAGAAAAGCAAGAGAAGAAGAATTAAAAAAGAAGCCGACAGATGAATTATATGATTATATTTTTAAGAAAAAGTATACTGAAAGCCAACTGGATTTATATTTTGACATAATTGAAAATCAAAAATACTTTATTAATGAACTAAATAATGTTTGTAATGAACAAAATA contains:
- a CDS encoding tyrosine-type recombinase/integrase, with amino-acid sequence MGVKKLINVVKKQDRSIREIYEKYLKHCISIGQAHGTIESKKQFFRYSLPKIVNVDDSITTFTKHKLEEHIISMRKAGYAGNYYQTFVIKSKAFLTYCFNHHYLKKFEVKIPTITQKKKDIYTEEELIKLLKKPNLKTCLVGEYKSWVTINFLLATGARSETLLNVLVKDVNFQEKSILFRHMKAHKQITVPLSPTLEYVLREYVELLDLEPDNLLFPKLDKKKMKYDTLHETINGFCKRRNVAMKGINTFRNTFATLFIKNGNNNIYLLQKLLGHADIRMTERYINLLPLEMKEDINKYNPLDVLSHKRLTLNKGGNR
- a CDS encoding helix-turn-helix domain-containing protein; the encoded protein is MQGYTIISNNIITSNISNNAYRVYSALLSMAYGEKDYCYPSECYLANMLHKSIRTIQRGLYELKEQGLIVIKRRGSISNLYKIIGKKITKKVEEVAKKVKNTKKSFYSSKKKSAFNSFPQRKYDFKELEQQLLSGNYDSEKLIE
- a CDS encoding helix-turn-helix domain-containing protein → MIKIYISDLLGKYKKNQAWLAQETGIRPASISNFYYEKVKRIELDQLEAIYKAFKQLDKNIKFTDIINIVDNEEKAKD
- a CDS encoding helix-turn-helix domain-containing protein, with the translated sequence MIGLYFIRKLYNMSMDELAHNLNITKQTVSKWEKRKIPISDKRLNQLSKIFNIPQKYFQKELDEIDRMEIQNIKLNSELKNYEYQYEDTITDPDTGEEITVTQTSIDEGALFDFSLNSYNLNQKKLLIAIKDSMDRQFEENNDEYRDYGLGNANEILELYERFLKLVNNADIDNNTIKRVLMGVQLAYGKIFDSEKFVRKIAKDIKEYNKESKTWSDEEGGERL
- a CDS encoding ParM/StbA family protein: MGRNKNFYFQNRYFISGVRFSTVLEKTENMGKTAISITKEYGIDSNISWRFKKLDKDKNEKGNLQIDLSQVNINTTTEPVWMNVDDKIIHIAKQMIDEGLSDEEISSKIYSRLKEGGVNMENKKIIKNISADIGNNYAKGSIDDKVLSFVNKVRKERQVNKLADNDYIQLSDEQGYYVIANDDDKFEESQSKKDKNFIPTLYYLICRALFLDEIDADEVDVNLSMLTPINQANETQEYINKIKEKDSYMCSYRINNNENTVIINIKNVEMFLEGVASLPLIENHVGMQSICDVGSKTINVIKARKNRILTVDTIDDLGTFEYYDKLINKIDNRTVNISNIQQLIEDGICSHDKSLLKEYLKKVLSETNKVVKFDTCVNVNFTGGAMELFKSQGLNFEKGNIKVMEDPVFTNVRGSKKFLDTKYKIAAGE